One genomic region from Amycolatopsis sp. FBCC-B4732 encodes:
- a CDS encoding class I SAM-dependent methyltransferase — translation MTSTRHDGDTWDPTSSVGATATLAAVARAIASREGPVDDPFAEPLVKAVGVDLLTRLATGEKAPGDLVGRSAIDGAKVRTKFYDDFFRNAANAGIRQIVILASGLDSRAYRLPWPSGTVVYEVDQPQVAEFKTRTLAAYVPTAERRVAAVDLRNDWAAALRETGFDPGQPTAWSAEGLLGYLPPQAQDRLLDTVTELSVDGSRVATESRPNPRPGDDETTKRSLDRISERWRAHGFDLDHARLRYFGERNEAGPYLTGLGWEIHGTSVRELFAACGLPLADDDLRMGGVHYVSGTR, via the coding sequence ATGACATCCACCAGGCACGACGGCGACACCTGGGACCCCACCTCCAGCGTCGGCGCGACCGCCACCCTGGCCGCCGTCGCGAGGGCGATCGCGAGCCGTGAAGGGCCCGTCGACGACCCCTTCGCCGAGCCGCTCGTCAAGGCGGTCGGGGTCGATCTCCTGACCCGGCTGGCGACCGGCGAAAAGGCGCCCGGCGACCTCGTCGGCCGGAGCGCCATCGACGGAGCCAAGGTGCGGACCAAGTTCTACGACGACTTCTTCCGCAATGCCGCGAACGCCGGCATCAGGCAGATCGTGATCCTCGCTTCGGGACTGGATTCCCGCGCCTACCGGCTGCCCTGGCCGTCCGGGACCGTGGTGTACGAGGTCGACCAGCCGCAGGTCGCCGAGTTCAAAACGCGCACCTTGGCGGCGTATGTCCCCACAGCCGAGCGCCGGGTGGCCGCGGTGGATCTGCGGAACGACTGGGCCGCCGCGCTGCGGGAAACCGGGTTCGATCCGGGGCAACCGACGGCGTGGAGCGCCGAAGGACTCCTCGGCTACCTCCCGCCGCAAGCACAGGATCGCCTGCTCGACACCGTCACCGAACTCAGCGTGGACGGGAGCCGGGTCGCCACCGAGAGCAGGCCGAACCCGCGGCCGGGCGACGACGAAACCACCAAGAGGAGCCTCGACCGCATTTCCGAACGCTGGCGCGCGCACGGCTTCGACCTCGACCACGCGCGGCTGCGCTACTTCGGTGAGCGCAACGAAGCCGGCCCCTACCTGACCGGCCTCGGCTGGGAAATACACGGCACCAGCGTCCGGGAGCTGTTCGCCGCCTGCGGGCTGCCGCTCGCGGACGACGACCTGCGCATGGGCGGTGTCCACTACGTCAGCGGGACCCGGTAG
- a CDS encoding SDR family NAD(P)-dependent oxidoreductase: MSKNWTDRDVPGQQGRVAVITGANTGLGFDTAKVLAERGATLVLAVRDVEKGKKAAAKLGADADVTVQELDLASLDSVRAAAAELRGTLPKIDLLINNAGVMYPPRQTTREGFELQFGTNHLGHFAFTGLLLDLLLPVEGSRVVTVASIAHRIRASIHFDDLQWENSYDRVAAYGQAKLANLMFSYELQRRLAPRGTTAAVAAHPGVARTELMRNSPAIARALFPAVAPLFTQSSERGALPILRAATDPAALGGQYYGPDGLGGYRGRPQVVASSPQSYDVAVQRRLWTVSEELTGVKFPVG, from the coding sequence ATGAGCAAGAACTGGACCGACCGCGACGTTCCCGGCCAGCAGGGCCGCGTCGCCGTGATCACCGGCGCGAACACCGGGCTCGGCTTCGACACCGCCAAGGTGCTGGCCGAGCGGGGAGCGACGCTGGTCCTGGCCGTGCGCGACGTCGAGAAGGGCAAGAAAGCCGCCGCCAAGCTGGGGGCGGACGCCGACGTCACCGTGCAGGAGCTGGACCTCGCGTCGCTCGACTCCGTCCGCGCCGCCGCGGCCGAACTGCGCGGGACGCTGCCGAAGATCGACCTGCTGATCAACAACGCCGGCGTCATGTACCCGCCGCGGCAGACCACCCGCGAGGGTTTCGAGCTGCAGTTCGGCACCAACCACCTCGGGCACTTCGCGTTCACCGGCCTGCTGCTGGACTTGCTGCTGCCGGTCGAAGGCTCCCGCGTCGTGACCGTCGCCAGCATCGCCCACCGCATCCGCGCCTCGATCCACTTCGACGACCTTCAGTGGGAGAACTCCTACGACCGCGTCGCCGCCTACGGCCAAGCCAAGCTCGCCAACCTCATGTTCAGCTACGAACTGCAGCGCCGCCTCGCGCCGCGGGGCACCACCGCCGCCGTCGCCGCGCACCCCGGGGTCGCGCGCACCGAGCTGATGCGCAACTCCCCCGCCATCGCCCGCGCGCTCTTCCCGGCCGTCGCGCCGCTGTTCACCCAGAGCTCGGAGCGGGGCGCGCTGCCGATCCTGCGCGCCGCGACCGACCCCGCCGCGCTCGGCGGCCAGTACTACGGCCCCGACGGCCTCGGCGGCTACCGCGGGCGCCCGCAGGTGGTCGCTTCGAGCCCGCAGTCCTACGACGTCGCGGTGCAGCGGCGCTTGTGGACGGTGTCGGAAGAGCTCACCGGGGTCAAGTTCCCGGTCGGCTGA
- a CDS encoding TetR/AcrR family transcriptional regulator, which yields MTARLPRTDVRDNRARILSAARTAFGADGLDVPVREIARRAEVGPATVYRHFPTKAALVTEAFADQARAWRSILGEGLADPDPWRGFCSVVEKLCSLQVRDHGFIAAVKTAYPQALDFAAMRSSSLAAAAELIRRAKATGHLRPDVGMTDLTLMIMAGSGIEADPPAAQAAAAQRFAAHVIQAFQAPQGL from the coding sequence ATGACCGCCCGCTTGCCTCGCACCGACGTCCGGGACAACCGCGCCCGCATCCTGTCCGCGGCCCGGACGGCGTTCGGTGCGGACGGTCTTGACGTCCCGGTCCGCGAGATCGCCCGCCGCGCGGAGGTCGGACCGGCGACGGTGTACCGGCACTTTCCGACGAAGGCCGCACTGGTCACCGAGGCGTTCGCCGATCAGGCGCGCGCATGGCGTTCCATCTTGGGCGAGGGCCTTGCTGACCCTGATCCTTGGCGCGGCTTTTGTTCCGTGGTCGAGAAGCTGTGCTCGCTTCAGGTGCGAGACCACGGGTTCATCGCGGCGGTCAAGACCGCGTACCCGCAGGCGCTGGACTTCGCGGCCATGCGCAGTTCGTCTCTGGCCGCGGCGGCCGAGTTGATCCGCCGCGCCAAGGCCACGGGCCACCTGCGCCCCGACGTCGGGATGACCGACCTGACCCTGATGATCATGGCCGGCAGCGGAATCGAGGCGGATCCCCCGGCGGCGCAGGCCGCGGCGGCCCAGCGCTTCGCGGCACACGTGATCCAGGCATTCCAGGCGCCGCAGGGACTGTAA
- a CDS encoding helix-turn-helix domain-containing protein, whose protein sequence is MTDEPNLLGDHLRARRELLTPEQAGVPAGGVRRVPGLRREEVAQLAGISADYYLRLEQGRDRNPSRQVLEAIARVLQLDDDTTAYLIGLTEHRPRKRRRRKETVPPGTLKFLAAVGLPAFVEGRYLDVLAANPLAEAISPRLVAGANRLRDVFLDPAEQALFPDWHLATQGLVAGFRQAVGTETDDPRFIELVGELSLASKRFRELWARHDVANRRGATVRFAHPQVGELVLNREKLLLSDAPGLVLAVYHPDPGTDAADKLALLGSAALAPAPPLRKDVRP, encoded by the coding sequence GTGACCGACGAACCGAACCTGCTGGGCGATCACCTCCGCGCCCGCCGGGAGCTGCTGACACCCGAGCAGGCCGGCGTCCCGGCCGGCGGCGTGCGGCGGGTGCCGGGGCTGCGCCGGGAAGAGGTCGCGCAGCTGGCCGGCATCAGCGCCGACTACTACCTGCGCCTGGAGCAGGGCCGCGACCGCAACCCGTCGCGGCAGGTCCTCGAAGCGATCGCCCGCGTGCTGCAGCTCGACGACGACACCACGGCGTACCTGATCGGCCTCACCGAGCACCGGCCCCGGAAACGGCGGCGCCGGAAGGAGACGGTCCCGCCCGGCACGCTCAAGTTCCTCGCGGCGGTCGGGCTGCCCGCGTTCGTCGAGGGCCGCTACCTCGACGTGCTGGCGGCCAACCCGCTCGCCGAGGCGATCTCACCGCGGCTCGTCGCCGGCGCGAACCGGCTGCGGGACGTCTTCCTCGACCCGGCCGAGCAGGCCCTCTTCCCCGACTGGCACCTCGCCACCCAAGGGCTCGTGGCGGGGTTCCGCCAGGCGGTCGGGACCGAGACCGACGACCCGCGGTTCATCGAGCTCGTCGGCGAGCTTTCCCTGGCCAGCAAGCGGTTCCGCGAGCTGTGGGCCCGCCACGACGTGGCGAACCGGCGCGGCGCGACCGTGCGCTTCGCCCACCCGCAGGTCGGGGAACTGGTGCTGAACCGGGAAAAGCTGCTGCTGAGCGACGCACCCGGGCTCGTGCTCGCGGTCTACCACCCCGATCCCGGCACCGACGCCGCGGACAAGCTGGCCCTCCTCGGTTCCGCCGCGCTCGCGCCGGCCCCACCTCTCCGGAAGGACGTTCGACCATGA
- a CDS encoding polyketide cyclase, with product MPDHENVHATLTFPVPAERVFAVLADPAAHAAIDGTGWVRESVDPAPLSAVGQLFRMDMFHGSRPVGEYQVVNRVEVFEAPRAIGWVTGHRKGDGELEFGGWVWRYDLAPLGAEATEVTLSYDWSAVPQYIRDRGIRFPPFGPGHLENSLRHLAGLAAAAAQRS from the coding sequence ATGCCGGACCACGAGAACGTGCACGCGACCCTGACCTTCCCCGTGCCCGCCGAGCGGGTGTTCGCCGTGCTGGCGGACCCGGCGGCGCACGCCGCCATCGATGGGACCGGCTGGGTGCGGGAATCCGTCGATCCTGCGCCGCTGAGCGCGGTCGGGCAGCTGTTCCGGATGGACATGTTCCACGGCAGCCGGCCGGTCGGGGAGTACCAGGTGGTCAACCGCGTCGAGGTGTTCGAGGCGCCGCGGGCCATCGGGTGGGTGACCGGGCACCGGAAGGGGGACGGCGAGCTCGAGTTCGGCGGGTGGGTCTGGCGGTACGACCTGGCGCCGCTCGGTGCGGAAGCCACCGAGGTCACGCTCTCCTACGACTGGTCCGCCGTGCCCCAGTACATCCGCGACCGGGGCATCCGGTTCCCGCCGTTCGGTCCCGGGCACCTCGAGAACTCGCTGCGCCACCTCGCCGGGCTCGCCGCGGCCGCTGCTCAGCGCAGCTGA
- the fxsT gene encoding FxSxx-COOH system tetratricopeptide repeat protein produces MSDRAAGPPEGGPANHVAGGVSGNLVQVRDVHGDVHVHPPSRPVASLPYRAGVAPQQAAAFQDRVGTTRRLVAALDTAVPTGQPRVHTGVVSGLGGVGKTQVALDYAQRLWDDGEVDVWVWVTAGSREAIVSSYARVAAELTGLEDTDPEQGARRLLEWLAAGSARWLIVLDDVQNPADLRGLWPPATPGGRAVVTTRRRDAALRGPGRRLVEVDVFTPDEAEAYLRAALADQPHLAEGTVELAARLGHLPLALAQASAYLLDRGLTCGDYLARWTSRRRTLASLLPEDDGLPDEHRATVATTWSLSVEQADRLEPPGIAGALLEVAGVLDPNGIPAALFTAPAITELLTGRTGRDVDAEQARDGLGCLHRLNLITLDPRSDTRTVRVHALVQRATRDALTVPQRAAVARRAADALLHSWPDPERDTALGQVLRANTEALTEAAGEHLWEPGAHAVLLRAGASLGGRGLVTEAKIYHLRLQFTAERQLGPDHPDTLTVRGHVARWRGEAGDPAGAAAASGKLLADMTRVLDPDHPDVLTARGNLAFWRGHAGDPAGAVAAFEELLADRVRLLGPDHPHTLAARGNLAYWRGRAGDPAGAAAASEELLADMVRLLGPDHAHTLITRGNLARWRGEAGDPAGAAAAFEEVLADALLVWGPDHPHTFATRNNLACWRGEAGDPAGAVAAFEELLADSVQVLGPDHPDTLTARGHLARWRGEAGDPAGAAAAFEELLPDRVRVLGPDHPDTVAARENLAQWRTPPA; encoded by the coding sequence ATGAGTGACCGTGCCGCCGGGCCGCCCGAGGGTGGGCCGGCCAACCACGTGGCCGGCGGCGTGTCCGGGAACCTGGTCCAAGTTCGCGACGTCCACGGTGACGTGCACGTTCACCCGCCGTCCCGCCCGGTGGCGTCGCTGCCGTACCGGGCGGGGGTGGCACCGCAGCAGGCGGCGGCCTTCCAGGATCGGGTGGGGACGACGCGCCGGCTGGTGGCGGCGTTGGACACCGCGGTGCCGACCGGTCAGCCGCGGGTGCACACCGGTGTGGTGTCCGGGCTGGGCGGTGTCGGCAAGACACAGGTCGCACTGGACTACGCCCAGCGGCTCTGGGACGACGGCGAGGTCGACGTGTGGGTGTGGGTGACGGCGGGGTCGCGGGAGGCGATCGTGTCCAGCTACGCCCGGGTGGCCGCCGAGCTGACCGGCCTCGAGGACACCGACCCCGAGCAGGGCGCGCGGCGCTTGCTGGAATGGCTGGCCGCCGGTTCGGCGCGGTGGTTGATCGTGCTCGACGACGTGCAGAACCCGGCCGACCTGCGGGGCCTGTGGCCCCCGGCCACCCCGGGCGGGCGTGCAGTGGTGACCACCCGCCGCCGGGACGCCGCGTTGCGCGGGCCCGGCCGACGGCTGGTCGAGGTCGACGTGTTCACCCCGGACGAGGCCGAGGCGTACCTGCGGGCCGCGCTGGCCGACCAGCCCCACCTGGCCGAGGGGACGGTCGAATTGGCGGCGCGGCTGGGGCACCTGCCGCTGGCGCTGGCGCAGGCCTCCGCGTACCTGCTGGACCGCGGCCTGACGTGCGGCGACTACCTCGCGCGGTGGACCAGCCGCCGGCGCACCCTCGCGTCACTGCTGCCCGAAGACGACGGGTTGCCGGACGAGCACCGCGCGACCGTGGCCACGACGTGGTCGTTGTCCGTGGAGCAAGCCGACCGGCTGGAACCGCCGGGAATCGCGGGCGCCCTGCTCGAGGTGGCCGGCGTGCTGGACCCCAACGGCATCCCGGCCGCGCTGTTCACCGCCCCCGCGATCACCGAACTGCTCACCGGCCGCACGGGACGGGACGTCGACGCCGAGCAGGCCCGCGACGGGCTGGGGTGCCTGCACCGGCTGAACCTGATCACCCTGGACCCGCGTTCGGACACCCGGACGGTGCGGGTCCACGCGTTGGTGCAGCGCGCCACCCGCGACGCCCTGACCGTCCCGCAGCGTGCGGCGGTGGCGAGGAGGGCAGCCGACGCGCTGCTCCACAGCTGGCCGGACCCCGAGCGCGACACCGCGCTGGGGCAGGTGCTGCGCGCCAACACCGAGGCGTTGACCGAGGCCGCGGGCGAGCACCTGTGGGAACCCGGCGCGCACGCCGTGCTGCTGCGGGCCGGGGCCAGCCTCGGCGGCCGGGGGCTGGTCACCGAGGCCAAGATCTACCACCTCCGGCTTCAGTTCACCGCTGAACGGCAGCTGGGTCCGGACCACCCCGATACCTTGACCGTCCGCGGCCACGTCGCCCGGTGGCGGGGCGAGGCGGGTGATCCCGCCGGTGCGGCGGCCGCGTCCGGGAAATTGCTCGCCGACATGACGCGGGTGCTGGACCCGGACCACCCCGACGTCTTGACCGCCCGCGGCAACCTCGCGTTCTGGCGGGGACACGCGGGTGATCCGGCCGGCGCGGTGGCCGCGTTCGAGGAGCTGCTCGCGGACCGGGTGCGGTTGCTGGGTCCGGACCACCCCCACACCTTGGCCGCTCGCGGCAACCTCGCCTACTGGCGGGGGCGAGCGGGTGATCCGGCCGGTGCGGCGGCCGCGTCCGAGGAGTTGCTCGCGGACATGGTGCGGCTCCTGGGCCCGGACCACGCCCACACCTTGATCACCCGCGGCAACCTCGCTCGCTGGCGGGGTGAGGCGGGCGATCCGGCCGGTGCCGCGGCCGCGTTCGAGGAGGTGCTCGCCGACGCGCTGCTGGTGTGGGGCCCGGACCACCCGCACACCTTCGCCACCCGCAACAACCTCGCCTGCTGGCGGGGGGAGGCCGGTGATCCGGCTGGTGCGGTGGCCGCGTTCGAGGAACTGCTCGCCGACAGCGTGCAGGTGCTGGGCCCGGACCACCCCGACACCTTGACCGCGCGCGGTCACCTCGCTCGCTGGCGGGGCGAGGCGGGTGATCCGGCCGGTGCGGCCGCCGCGTTCGAGGAGCTGCTCCCGGACCGCGTGCGGGTGCTGGGCCCGGACCACCCCGACACGGTGGCCGCCCGCGAGAACCTCGCCCAGTGGCGGACCCCACCCGCCTGA
- a CDS encoding SDR family NAD(P)-dependent oxidoreductase, with translation MNESPVALVTGASRAHGLGFAVARELATRGYHAVLAGRNLEQTRERAAELVAEGLSAEAVRLDITDPADVAACAEHLRATAGRLDALVNNAANMPDFTVLSLLDADIAAARASYDVVVLGPLALVQACLPMLEAAPAARIVNVSSGAAAQIGADVETVRAPGYALAKYALEGLTTALAAELRGAGIHVEAVDPGSVATHPERGDDADDRMPAEAALDIAAAATGESTKD, from the coding sequence ATGAACGAATCACCGGTCGCCCTCGTCACCGGCGCGAGCCGGGCGCACGGCCTCGGCTTCGCCGTCGCCCGTGAGCTCGCCACTCGCGGCTACCACGCCGTCCTCGCCGGGCGGAACCTCGAACAGACCCGCGAACGGGCCGCCGAACTCGTCGCCGAAGGGCTCTCCGCCGAAGCCGTGCGGCTCGACATCACCGACCCGGCCGACGTCGCGGCGTGCGCCGAGCACCTGCGCGCCACGGCCGGCCGCCTCGACGCGCTGGTCAACAACGCCGCGAACATGCCCGACTTCACCGTGCTGTCCCTGCTCGACGCGGACATCGCCGCGGCCCGCGCCTCCTACGACGTCGTCGTCCTCGGCCCCTTGGCGCTCGTCCAGGCCTGCCTGCCGATGCTCGAGGCCGCACCCGCCGCCCGGATCGTCAACGTCTCCAGCGGTGCCGCCGCCCAGATCGGGGCCGACGTCGAAACCGTCCGGGCGCCCGGGTACGCGCTGGCCAAGTACGCCCTAGAAGGCCTGACCACGGCCCTCGCCGCCGAGCTGCGCGGCGCCGGGATCCACGTCGAGGCGGTCGATCCCGGCTCAGTGGCCACCCACCCCGAACGCGGCGACGACGCCGACGACCGCATGCCCGCGGAAGCCGCGCTCGACATCGCCGCCGCGGCCACCGGTGAGTCCACAAAGGACTGA
- a CDS encoding MarR family winged helix-turn-helix transcriptional regulator: MSDRPRALLRWPTYLMGRLHRGGVARIDEELAAIGTSLRDFYVLVCVGEYGPLSQQSVADRLGLDRSDLVKVLDRLEAAGWVLRERDTEDRRRHVLTLTEDGRVMVAKTEEVSAAVTGELLARLTPREQDTLHRLLLKASGDQAGR, encoded by the coding sequence ATGTCCGATCGCCCTCGTGCCCTGCTGCGCTGGCCCACGTACCTGATGGGCCGCCTCCACCGCGGCGGCGTCGCGCGGATCGACGAGGAGCTGGCGGCGATCGGCACGTCGTTGCGCGACTTCTACGTCCTGGTCTGCGTCGGCGAGTACGGCCCGCTGTCCCAGCAGTCCGTCGCCGACCGCCTCGGCCTCGACCGCAGCGACCTGGTCAAGGTGCTCGACCGCCTGGAAGCGGCGGGCTGGGTGCTCCGCGAGCGCGACACCGAGGACCGCCGGCGGCACGTGCTGACGCTGACGGAGGACGGGCGCGTGATGGTGGCGAAGACGGAGGAGGTCTCGGCCGCGGTGACGGGCGAGCTGCTCGCGCGGCTGACCCCGCGCGAGCAGGACACCCTGCATCGGTTGCTGCTGAAGGCTTCCGGCGATCAGGCCGGCCGGTAG
- a CDS encoding SDR family oxidoreductase, whose translation MSKLALVTGATSGIGRAFAERLAADGHDLVLVGRRQERLDEFAAAHPEVGIRTVAADLSTDDGIDEVAEIAAVEPLDLLVSNAGVAHYMPLADLPAAKARELVKVKVLAPTLLARAAVAGMVERGRGAIVNVAGMIAFSGPAPQAQLPRRTVYAGTLAHLVTMSQTLSAELAETGVRVQVVCPGVVATEFHSRQGLDLSAVPRMSAADVVSAALRGLELGEVVCAPGVEDAGLLESVFGAELAAFGGQSPALATRYRPA comes from the coding sequence ATGAGCAAGCTCGCCCTCGTCACCGGCGCGACGTCGGGCATCGGCCGGGCGTTCGCCGAGCGCCTGGCCGCCGACGGCCACGACCTGGTGCTCGTCGGGCGGCGCCAGGAACGGCTCGACGAGTTCGCCGCCGCCCACCCCGAGGTCGGGATCCGCACGGTGGCGGCCGACCTGTCCACCGACGACGGCATCGACGAAGTCGCGGAGATCGCCGCCGTCGAGCCGCTCGACCTGCTGGTCAGCAACGCCGGCGTCGCGCACTACATGCCGCTGGCCGACCTGCCCGCGGCGAAGGCCCGCGAACTGGTCAAGGTCAAGGTCCTCGCACCGACGCTGCTCGCCCGCGCGGCGGTCGCCGGCATGGTCGAACGCGGTCGCGGCGCGATCGTCAACGTGGCCGGGATGATCGCCTTCAGCGGGCCCGCCCCGCAGGCGCAGCTGCCGCGGCGGACCGTCTACGCGGGAACGCTGGCCCACCTGGTCACCATGTCCCAGACGCTCAGCGCCGAACTGGCGGAGACCGGCGTCCGGGTGCAGGTCGTGTGCCCGGGGGTGGTCGCGACCGAGTTCCACTCGCGGCAAGGTCTGGACCTCAGCGCGGTCCCGCGGATGAGCGCGGCCGACGTCGTTTCGGCTGCGCTGCGCGGGCTGGAACTGGGCGAGGTCGTGTGCGCGCCAGGCGTGGAAGACGCGGGGCTGCTGGAGTCGGTCTTCGGCGCGGAACTGGCCGCGTTCGGCGGGCAGAGCCCCGCACTCGCCACCCGCTACCGGCCGGCCTGA
- a CDS encoding type I polyketide synthase, which yields MVVDGPRFDAYARPHADQPWRRHATGRLRPPGPRPEPWKTEWPPAEATEIDVAAAYERHTYGPAFRAVNRLWRAGDDVCAEIELPPGVGGSFEVHPVLLDAAVQAAALAAPGTEPRMPFLWSGVELYGPRIRQARVHVTAEGPGTVGVTVFGTDGVPLARVESMVTKPASPADTMLYRPRWVPVAPVPASEPVTVVEAPSGAVRPATAGALRLLQQRLAEPGRLALVTRNATGPEPDLAAAAVWGLGCSAAAEYPGRLTMVDLDPGAAADVQGLAGDGTEPQIAVHGGVPHVFRVARATPSAARPLDPAGTVLITGGTGALGALVARHLVRAHGVRHLVLVSRRGPAAPGAAELAELGSGVRIVAADAADPAEMRRLVEACDPPLTAVVHSAAVVDDGVLSAQTPERLDAVLGPKADAALVLDEVTRDLPLTAFVLFSSIAGTFGKAGQANYAAANRFLDALASRRRAAGRPAVSLAWGLWEVGTGLGDRISATAHRRITASGVTAITAEQGLALFDAALASPEPVLIPARFTQPPMTVNPRPATGSRPWPRQPAGAELRDLLRTEVAAVLGHPDPHVIADDRPFTELGFDSLTTLEIRNRVTARAGIELPAAALFDHPTVAALAEHLEARVSPRR from the coding sequence GTGGTCGTCGACGGGCCGCGCTTCGACGCCTACGCCCGCCCGCACGCGGATCAGCCGTGGCGACGGCACGCCACCGGACGGCTCCGGCCGCCCGGCCCGCGGCCCGAGCCGTGGAAAACCGAGTGGCCACCGGCGGAAGCGACCGAGATCGACGTCGCCGCGGCCTACGAGCGGCACACCTACGGGCCCGCCTTCCGCGCGGTGAACCGGTTGTGGCGGGCCGGCGACGACGTGTGCGCCGAGATCGAGCTCCCGCCGGGCGTGGGCGGCTCCTTCGAGGTGCACCCGGTGCTGCTCGACGCCGCGGTGCAGGCGGCGGCGCTCGCGGCCCCGGGCACCGAACCGCGGATGCCGTTCCTGTGGAGCGGCGTCGAGCTGTACGGGCCGCGGATCCGGCAGGCACGGGTGCACGTCACCGCCGAGGGGCCCGGCACGGTCGGCGTCACGGTGTTCGGCACGGACGGCGTCCCGCTCGCGCGCGTGGAGTCGATGGTCACCAAGCCGGCGAGCCCGGCCGACACGATGCTGTACCGCCCGCGCTGGGTGCCGGTGGCGCCCGTTCCGGCGAGCGAGCCGGTGACCGTCGTCGAAGCGCCGTCCGGTGCCGTCCGCCCGGCGACCGCCGGCGCGTTGCGGCTCCTGCAGCAGCGGCTGGCCGAGCCCGGCCGGCTGGCCCTCGTGACGCGCAACGCGACCGGGCCCGAACCCGACCTGGCCGCCGCGGCGGTCTGGGGCCTCGGCTGCTCGGCGGCCGCGGAGTACCCGGGGCGGCTGACGATGGTCGACCTCGACCCCGGCGCGGCCGCCGACGTGCAAGGCCTGGCCGGCGACGGCACGGAACCGCAGATCGCCGTCCACGGCGGGGTGCCCCACGTGTTCCGCGTCGCGCGGGCCACGCCGTCGGCCGCGCGGCCGCTCGACCCGGCGGGCACGGTGCTGATCACCGGCGGCACGGGGGCACTCGGCGCGCTGGTCGCCCGCCACCTCGTCCGCGCCCACGGCGTCCGGCACCTCGTGCTGGTGAGCCGTCGCGGCCCGGCGGCTCCCGGCGCGGCCGAGCTGGCCGAGCTGGGCTCCGGGGTCCGGATCGTCGCCGCCGACGCCGCCGACCCCGCCGAGATGCGGCGCCTGGTCGAGGCGTGCGACCCGCCGCTGACCGCCGTCGTGCACTCCGCCGCGGTGGTCGACGACGGCGTCCTGTCCGCCCAGACGCCGGAGCGGCTCGACGCGGTGCTGGGCCCGAAAGCGGACGCGGCGCTGGTCCTCGACGAGGTCACGCGCGACCTTCCGCTGACGGCGTTCGTCCTGTTTTCCTCGATCGCCGGGACCTTCGGCAAGGCGGGCCAGGCCAACTACGCGGCCGCGAACCGGTTCCTGGACGCGCTCGCGTCCCGGCGGCGCGCGGCAGGCCGCCCGGCGGTGTCGCTGGCGTGGGGCCTGTGGGAGGTCGGCACCGGGCTCGGCGACCGGATCTCCGCGACCGCCCACCGCCGGATCACCGCGTCCGGCGTCACGGCGATCACCGCGGAGCAAGGATTGGCGCTGTTCGACGCGGCCCTCGCCTCGCCCGAGCCGGTCCTGATCCCGGCGCGCTTCACCCAGCCGCCGATGACCGTGAACCCGCGCCCGGCCACCGGTTCCCGCCCCTGGCCGCGACAGCCCGCCGGGGCCGAGCTCCGCGACCTCCTGCGCACGGAGGTGGCCGCGGTGCTCGGCCACCCGGACCCGCACGTGATCGCGGACGACCGGCCGTTCACCGAGCTGGGCTTCGATTCCCTGACCACGCTGGAGATCCGCAACCGCGTCACGGCCCGCGCGGGCATCGAGCTCCCGGCGGCGGCGCTGTTCGACCACCCGACGGTGGCCGCCCTCGCCGAGCACCTGGAGGCGAGGGTCAGCCCGCGACGCTGA
- a CDS encoding TetR/AcrR family transcriptional regulator, which translates to MTFQRARSAEQREERRRTILDTALAMLDEMPVADVSLNELSRRVGLAKSNVLRYFESREAILLELLDGALRDWLTEVSAELAAGVDRDRPASARGDAFAAVVAQSLARRTVLCDLIGAQAGVLEHNVSVDVVVRFKQSALAGLETLAELLRGYVPEVGAEASSVCLMAMILTGGLWTHCRPSPSALAAYEVDPALAGLHLELAPALQQGLAMLIAGAMSRNG; encoded by the coding sequence ATGACGTTCCAGCGGGCGCGCAGCGCGGAGCAGCGAGAGGAGCGGCGGCGCACGATCCTCGACACGGCGCTGGCCATGCTCGACGAGATGCCGGTGGCCGACGTGAGCCTCAACGAGCTCAGCCGCCGGGTCGGCCTGGCGAAGTCGAACGTGCTGCGATACTTCGAATCCCGCGAAGCGATCCTGCTCGAACTCCTCGACGGCGCCCTGCGGGACTGGCTGACGGAGGTGTCGGCGGAGCTGGCGGCGGGCGTGGACCGCGACCGCCCGGCGTCCGCGCGGGGCGACGCGTTCGCGGCGGTGGTCGCGCAGTCCCTGGCTCGCCGGACGGTCCTGTGTGACCTGATCGGCGCGCAGGCGGGGGTGCTGGAGCACAACGTGTCGGTCGATGTCGTGGTGCGCTTCAAGCAGTCGGCGCTGGCGGGGTTGGAGACGTTGGCCGAGCTGCTGCGGGGGTACGTCCCGGAGGTGGGCGCGGAGGCGTCTTCGGTGTGCCTGATGGCGATGATTCTGACTGGTGGGTTGTGGACGCACTGCCGGCCTTCGCCGAGCGCTTTGGCGGCGTACGAGGTGGACCCGGCGCTGGCGGGGTTGCACTTGGAGCTGGCACCGGCTTTGCAGCAGGGGCTGGCGATGCTGATCGCGGGAGCCATGTCCCGCAACGGCTGA